The Spirochaetota bacterium genome contains the following window.
CAAGTACGCGATATCCTACAAGCAACTGGAGCTCCTCGTGGAAAAGGGCGAGCGGAAAAAATCGGAACTCGCGGACCTGGACGAGGCGACGAAGGCCGTGAAGGCGGGGCTATCGGGCTCCGCGATGGTATCGGACGCCTTTTTCCCGTTCCGCGACGGCGTGGACGTGGGGATCAAGCAGGGCGTAACCTCGATCATCCAGCCCGGCGGCTCCGAACGGGATTTCGAATCGATCACGGCGTGCAACGAATCGGACCCCAAGGTCGCCATGGTCTACACCGGACAACGCGCGTTCAAGCACTAGGCCGGCCGGATCGTTCGAACAATGAAACCGATATGGTGGTCACGGTCTATTCATACTATTTCAACGAGGAGAAGCAGGATGAGAATAACGTATGATTCCGAGGTTGATGCCCTCTATATCCGGTTTATTGAAGCGGCGGTGACAACCGAACATGTTGCCGATGGCATAGCGGTCGATTATGATTCAGCCGGGAATATTGCCGGCATTGAGCTTCTTGACGCGGTGAAGAGGCTTGGTTCGAAGGACGTCTTTAAAAAGGTTATTCTCGAAGACCTTGGGTTACACGCTTCCTAGTTCCGGACGGCTTCCTCCCGTTCCGACGCCCGTCCCGATCGCGGACGGGCGCCACACCCCCCTCATGGTTTCATCGTCATCTTTTTTCTTGTGTTTACCCCTGCCCAAGAGTATATTTGAGAAAAACCGCATACTCACAATCGAATCGATCAAGGGGCGGTGGCACGTACAGGAAGGAGACGGGTCATGAAGTCATTGAAGAACCTCAGGGTGGGGAAAAAGTTCATCGTCGTATTTGGGGGCATCACGATCATCATGGTGCTGGGACTCGGGTACGGGATATACAACGCGTATTCCATATTCAGGGAAACGGAACGGATGTACACTCTGAGCCTGCTCAGCATGGAATTCCTCATCGAGGCCGACCGCGACGCCTACCAGGCGAGCGTGGCCGCGAGCCAGGCGATCAACCGCCTGAACGCCCGCACGGGAGCCGTCCCCAAGGGCGACAAGGACTATGAAAAGGATATTTTCGAAGTCAGGAGCAACACCGAGCAGGTGAAGCAGCGCTTCGACAAGTTCCGCGCGCTCTACATGCAGCGGGGGCGCGAGGCCA
Protein-coding sequences here:
- a CDS encoding DUF2283 domain-containing protein, producing the protein MRITYDSEVDALYIRFIEAAVTTEHVADGIAVDYDSAGNIAGIELLDAVKRLGSKDVFKKVILEDLGLHAS